A single window of Desulfovibrio inopinatus DSM 10711 DNA harbors:
- a CDS encoding tetratricopeptide repeat protein translates to MAAVLNKFSGGTAFVLVMAVVALVGCAGRKAPPPPTISTGEFVDTALGQESISMWPGCTTQEVRQYRDQAEGNPVDALKGAMCLGVWARHGEDFDKAGQDAALGLRLARRALEVKPDSPLAQYVTAALTGLWAERFPQQGLKAVPEIERLAKEAAQAFPELDHGGPDRLLGELYLRAPAFPVSIGDSALAVEHYEAAVALAPQFAPNRLGLARAFLEDEQTDKACIEYHRFLKLVDDGKPDYGETPPQSLRRACRE, encoded by the coding sequence ATGGCAGCTGTCCTCAATAAGTTCAGCGGGGGCACCGCGTTTGTTCTTGTTATGGCGGTCGTCGCATTGGTCGGGTGTGCTGGTCGAAAGGCACCGCCTCCGCCCACCATATCCACGGGAGAATTTGTGGATACGGCGCTTGGTCAAGAATCGATTTCCATGTGGCCAGGGTGTACAACGCAAGAGGTGCGACAATATCGGGATCAGGCGGAAGGCAATCCTGTCGATGCATTGAAAGGTGCAATGTGTCTGGGAGTCTGGGCACGTCACGGAGAGGATTTTGACAAAGCAGGGCAGGATGCCGCCTTAGGATTACGTTTGGCCCGTCGTGCTTTAGAGGTCAAGCCAGATAGTCCTTTGGCGCAGTATGTGACTGCCGCGCTGACCGGCTTATGGGCTGAACGATTTCCGCAACAAGGCCTCAAAGCTGTTCCAGAGATTGAACGTCTTGCCAAAGAAGCGGCACAGGCTTTCCCAGAACTTGATCATGGGGGACCTGATCGTCTTCTGGGAGAACTCTATCTCCGCGCACCGGCGTTTCCCGTGAGCATCGGTGATAGCGCATTGGCTGTTGAGCACTATGAAGCTGCTGTTGCTTTGGCTCCTCAATTTGCCCCAAATCGTCTGGGATTGGCACGGGCATTTCTTGAGGATGAACAGACAGACAAAGCCTGTATTGAGTATCATCGATTTCTGAAACTTGTTGACGATGGAAAACCCGACTATGGAGAAACGCCTCCTCAATCTTTGCGGCGAGCATGCCGTGAGTAG